A genome region from Bifidobacterium coryneforme includes the following:
- a CDS encoding MraY family glycosyltransferase, with the protein MRVYLFIAAIAGGATWLVMPMVRHIAIRIGAVGEVRARDVHTVPTPRLGGLGMLIGFAVAMFFASRIPFITGLFQTGHQAWVILGGAVAICLLGMADDLWDLDWMLKLAGQLLISVFVSWGGVQIISLPLGSLVAASPSLSMAITAFLIVASINAVNFVDGLDGLAAGIVAIGGIAFAIYSYIIARISPDYASLATLIDVAMVGTCVGFLLHNWHPAKLFMGDSGSMLLGYLITCASIVVTGRLDPATIHTSIYLPAFMPILLPILVLFLPVLDMCLAIVRRLSHGQSPMHPDRMHLHHRMLRIGHSVRSAVLILWGWAALISFGSLFILFYRPLYVGIGFLIATLILTFATLYPYYRRRIPEIRQENARLKAQGAGHAGDLVRHDDSDRED; encoded by the coding sequence ATGAGGGTCTATCTGTTCATCGCTGCAATCGCTGGCGGGGCCACCTGGCTGGTCATGCCCATGGTTCGGCACATCGCCATCCGTATCGGAGCGGTGGGGGAGGTCCGCGCTCGCGATGTGCATACGGTTCCGACACCCAGATTGGGTGGCCTGGGCATGCTGATCGGGTTTGCCGTCGCCATGTTCTTTGCCTCGCGAATACCGTTCATTACGGGTCTCTTCCAGACCGGCCACCAGGCCTGGGTCATCCTCGGCGGGGCCGTAGCCATCTGCCTGCTGGGCATGGCCGATGATCTATGGGACCTGGACTGGATGCTGAAGCTGGCTGGTCAGCTGCTCATATCGGTATTCGTCTCCTGGGGAGGGGTGCAGATCATCTCCCTTCCGCTGGGCTCCCTGGTGGCAGCCTCGCCCAGCCTTTCCATGGCCATCACGGCCTTCCTGATTGTGGCCTCCATCAATGCCGTGAATTTCGTGGACGGTCTGGACGGCCTGGCGGCGGGGATTGTGGCCATCGGTGGCATCGCCTTCGCCATCTACTCTTACATCATCGCCCGTATCTCGCCGGACTATGCCTCCCTGGCCACCCTGATCGATGTTGCCATGGTGGGGACCTGCGTGGGATTCCTCCTCCACAATTGGCACCCCGCCAAGCTTTTCATGGGAGACTCGGGGTCCATGCTTCTGGGATACCTGATCACCTGCGCCTCCATCGTGGTCACCGGTCGTCTGGATCCAGCCACCATCCATACCAGCATCTATCTGCCGGCCTTCATGCCCATCCTCCTGCCCATCCTGGTCCTCTTCCTGCCGGTGCTCGATATGTGCCTGGCCATTGTCCGCAGACTCAGTCACGGTCAGTCGCCCATGCATCCCGACCGGATGCACCTTCACCACAGGATGCTGCGCATCGGTCATTCCGTCCGCTCCGCCGTCCTGATTCTCTGGGGCTGGGCGGCACTGATATCGTTCGGGTCCCTCTTCATCCTCTTCTATCGTCCGCTCTATGTGGGCATAGGCTTCCTGATTGCCACACTCATTCTGACCTTTGCCACCCTGTATCCCTATTACCGCAGGCGCATTCCTGAAATCCGGCAGGAAAACGCCCGCCTCAAGGCGCAAGGGGCCGGTCATGCCGGGGACCTTGTTCGTCATGATGATTCGGACCGGGAAGACTGA
- the orn gene encoding oligoribonuclease, with protein sequence MSDKNDLTFSAEESRMIWIDCEMTGLDIFHDELCEVSVVPTDFNMKVLDKGIDLVIKPSQSALDHMDDFVRHMHTSSGLIEEMKTGLTLDEAQRQVIEYITPFLPEHGKAHLAGNSVGSDKKFLDRYMPDLMGLLHYRVIDVSTLKELSRRWYPDVYKNKPAKHGGHRALADIIESMDELRYYRSMFFTPAPGPDAARSKDGAAEIERTSLLRHYEESGNPIEDAGSPEKTDY encoded by the coding sequence ATGAGCGACAAGAATGATCTGACCTTCAGTGCCGAGGAATCCCGCATGATCTGGATTGATTGCGAGATGACCGGTCTGGATATCTTCCATGACGAGCTGTGCGAGGTCTCCGTGGTTCCCACCGACTTCAACATGAAAGTCCTGGACAAGGGCATCGACCTGGTCATCAAGCCCTCCCAGTCGGCCCTGGACCATATGGATGACTTCGTCAGACACATGCACACCTCTTCCGGGCTGATCGAGGAGATGAAGACCGGTCTGACCCTGGACGAGGCCCAGCGCCAGGTCATCGAGTACATCACCCCCTTCCTTCCCGAGCACGGCAAGGCCCATCTGGCGGGGAACTCGGTAGGCTCCGACAAGAAGTTCCTAGACCGGTACATGCCCGACCTGATGGGGTTGCTGCACTACAGGGTCATCGACGTCAGTACCTTGAAGGAGTTGTCGCGCCGCTGGTATCCCGATGTCTACAAGAACAAGCCGGCCAAACACGGTGGTCACAGGGCCCTGGCCGACATCATCGAGTCCATGGACGAGTTGCGGTACTACCGTTCCATGTTCTTCACACCCGCTCCCGGCCCGGATGCAGCCCGGTCCAAGGACGGCGCGGCGGAGATCGAGCGGACCAGCCTGCTCCGGCATTACGAAGAGTCCGGCAACCCGATCGAGGACGCTGGCAGTCCCGAGAAGACCGACTACTGA
- the guaB gene encoding IMP dehydrogenase — translation MALDNSNIDSAPYSPLPPMFQKLGLAYDDVLLLPNESDVVPSEVDTTTHLTRNITMKSPVLSAAMDTVTEATMAVAMARNGGIGVLHRNLSIEDQASQVDIVKRSESGMISDPLTVTPDATLADLDKLCSVYKVSGLPVVDREQRLVGIITNRDMRFVNPADFDRLKVSDVMTKDHLVTGPADITKEDAHALLAKYKVEKLPLVDGQGKLAGLITVKDFVKTEQYPQATKDEQGRLRVAAAVGFFGDAWQRITALTDAGVDVLVVDTAHGHAKLMLDMIRRIRSDHAFDHVDIIGGNIATKEGAQALIDAGVDAVKVGVGPGSICTTRVVAGVGVPQLTAVYDAAQACKAAGVPLVADGGIHYSGDIAKAIVAGADTVMLGGLLAGTEEAPGEKVLLRGKQYKVYRGMGSLGAMAPRGKKSYSKDRYFQADVTSNDKVVPEGVEGEVPYRGPLNYVLYELVGGLHQTMFYTGARTIAELQEKGRFIRITDAGLRESHPHDIVMTKEAPNYSGFHD, via the coding sequence ATGGCCTTAGATAATTCAAATATCGACTCTGCCCCATACTCGCCACTTCCCCCGATGTTCCAAAAGCTCGGACTCGCTTACGACGACGTGCTTCTGTTGCCCAACGAATCCGATGTGGTTCCCTCCGAGGTGGATACCACCACCCACCTCACCAGGAACATCACCATGAAGTCCCCGGTGCTCTCCGCGGCCATGGACACCGTCACCGAAGCCACCATGGCCGTAGCCATGGCCCGGAACGGCGGTATCGGCGTCCTCCACCGCAACCTGAGTATCGAGGATCAGGCCAGCCAGGTGGATATCGTCAAGCGGTCCGAATCCGGCATGATCTCAGATCCTCTGACCGTCACCCCTGATGCCACCCTGGCCGATTTGGACAAGCTCTGCTCGGTCTATAAGGTGTCGGGCCTCCCGGTCGTCGACCGTGAACAGCGTCTGGTCGGCATCATCACCAACCGTGACATGCGTTTCGTCAATCCTGCTGATTTCGACAGGCTCAAGGTCAGCGACGTCATGACCAAGGATCACCTGGTTACCGGACCGGCCGACATCACCAAGGAAGATGCCCACGCCCTCCTGGCCAAGTACAAGGTGGAGAAGCTCCCCCTGGTGGATGGACAGGGCAAACTTGCGGGCCTGATTACCGTCAAGGACTTCGTCAAGACCGAGCAGTATCCGCAGGCCACCAAGGATGAGCAAGGTCGCCTGAGGGTGGCCGCAGCGGTCGGATTCTTCGGAGACGCCTGGCAGCGTATCACCGCTTTGACCGATGCGGGAGTGGATGTGCTCGTGGTCGATACCGCCCACGGCCACGCCAAGCTCATGCTGGACATGATTCGCCGGATCAGGTCCGATCACGCCTTCGACCATGTCGACATCATCGGTGGCAACATCGCCACCAAGGAGGGCGCCCAGGCTCTCATCGATGCCGGAGTGGATGCGGTCAAGGTCGGTGTGGGCCCCGGTTCCATCTGCACCACCCGCGTGGTGGCGGGTGTTGGTGTGCCCCAGCTCACCGCCGTCTACGACGCTGCCCAGGCCTGCAAGGCCGCCGGTGTCCCCCTGGTGGCGGATGGTGGTATCCACTACTCCGGCGACATAGCCAAGGCCATCGTGGCCGGTGCCGATACGGTCATGCTGGGTGGTCTCCTGGCCGGTACCGAAGAGGCCCCGGGTGAGAAAGTCCTCCTGCGAGGCAAGCAGTACAAGGTCTATCGCGGCATGGGCTCGCTGGGTGCCATGGCTCCTCGTGGCAAGAAGTCCTATTCGAAGGACCGCTATTTCCAGGCCGATGTGACCAGCAACGACAAGGTGGTTCCCGAGGGCGTAGAGGGAGAGGTTCCCTACCGCGGGCCGCTCAACTACGTGCTGTACGAGCTGGTGGGCGGACTCCATCAGACCATGTTCTACACGGGTGCGCGCACGATTGCCGAGCTTCAGGAGAAGGGCCGCTTCATCCGCATCACCGACGCGGGTCTGCGCGAGTCCCATCCCCACGACATCGTCATGACCAAGGAAGCCCCGAACTACTCCGGCTTTCATGACTGA
- a CDS encoding PIF1 family DEAD/DEAH box helicase has protein sequence MQQSEALTILNAGANVFLTGAPGAGKTYVLNEFVSQARKNGAAVSVTASTGIAATHINGQTIHSWSGVGISTSMTESLLRRIKTRRGRQIEGTDILVIDEVSMMHAWLFDMVDQACRAVRHSPEPFGGIQVVLSGDFFQLPPVTRPNHVGGMIPGPEFQVSRERYAQTGKDPEGFVTESLVWNDLDPVVCYLTEQHRQDDGQLLTVLTDIREGGVTQEDHDVLATRVGAVPAPGTVAVHLFPVNRQADALNDQRLAAIGEEAHHYEATSRGETKLVERLKKNMLAPDDLTLKTGAAVMALRNDQDHQYVNGSIGTVKGFTSQAKGGWPIVSFQNGNEVTMKPAAWETMDGDTVLAAVNQVPLRCAWGITIHKSQGMTLDRAVMDLRRTFAPGMGYVALSRVEGLDGLYLAGINEHAFLVSPDAVVLDADLRANSKAACARLEDEGARSFTKRAVGQAPEDEFSQDQLF, from the coding sequence ATGCAGCAATCCGAAGCCCTGACCATATTGAACGCGGGGGCCAACGTCTTCCTCACCGGTGCCCCCGGGGCGGGCAAGACCTATGTTCTGAACGAGTTCGTCAGCCAGGCCCGCAAGAACGGGGCGGCCGTATCCGTGACCGCCTCGACGGGCATAGCGGCCACCCACATCAATGGTCAGACCATCCACTCCTGGAGCGGGGTGGGCATCTCCACCTCCATGACGGAGTCTCTGTTGCGCCGCATCAAGACCCGGCGCGGTCGGCAGATCGAAGGAACCGACATCCTGGTCATCGACGAGGTCTCCATGATGCACGCCTGGCTTTTTGACATGGTGGACCAGGCCTGTAGGGCCGTTCGCCACAGCCCCGAACCATTCGGGGGAATCCAGGTGGTTCTTTCAGGGGACTTCTTCCAATTGCCGCCGGTGACCCGGCCCAACCATGTGGGTGGAATGATTCCCGGGCCTGAATTCCAGGTATCGCGGGAGCGTTACGCCCAGACGGGTAAGGACCCGGAGGGGTTCGTCACGGAATCCCTGGTCTGGAACGACCTTGATCCGGTCGTTTGCTATCTGACGGAACAGCACCGTCAGGATGATGGGCAGTTGCTGACCGTGCTGACCGACATCAGGGAGGGCGGGGTCACCCAGGAGGACCATGATGTCCTTGCCACACGGGTGGGTGCAGTACCGGCGCCAGGCACGGTGGCGGTGCATCTCTTCCCTGTCAACAGGCAGGCCGATGCCCTCAACGATCAGCGTCTGGCGGCCATAGGCGAGGAGGCCCATCACTACGAGGCCACATCGCGGGGTGAAACCAAGCTGGTCGAGCGGTTGAAGAAGAATATGTTGGCCCCGGATGACCTGACGCTGAAGACCGGAGCTGCGGTCATGGCCCTGCGCAATGACCAGGATCATCAGTATGTCAATGGTTCGATAGGCACGGTAAAGGGGTTCACCAGCCAGGCCAAGGGGGGCTGGCCGATTGTGTCCTTCCAGAACGGGAACGAAGTCACGATGAAGCCGGCGGCTTGGGAGACCATGGACGGGGACACGGTTCTGGCCGCCGTCAACCAGGTTCCCCTGAGGTGCGCCTGGGGAATCACCATCCACAAGTCCCAGGGTATGACCCTTGACCGGGCAGTCATGGACCTCAGACGCACTTTCGCCCCCGGTATGGGGTATGTGGCGCTCTCTCGTGTGGAGGGTCTGGATGGGTTATACCTGGCTGGCATCAATGAACACGCCTTCCTGGTTTCACCGGATGCCGTTGTCCTGGACGCGGACCTCAGAGCCAATTCCAAGGCCGCCTGTGCCCGGCTGGAGGATGAGGGTGCCCGGTCCTTCACCAAGCGGGCGGTCGGTCAGGCTCCTGAGGATGAGTTCTCCCAGGACCAGCTCTTCTGA